A region from the Enterobacter roggenkampii genome encodes:
- a CDS encoding VENN motif pre-toxin domain-containing protein yields MAAALTQLSGGSSADGLKAGAIGAITASAMTDHLVSALYGDKKSSDLTAEEKRLVSSLVSIAGGLAGAAVTDGSVSMAATASETAKVEVENNSLGVVIQGGKLAAQGCLKISACRDRLVASGLGALLGIGASTSAMDRLSQDEQLHLIYVASLNDPSQLSQLNDAQKAAYESLTGKTITSTGGTQVINPGPSNTGGDQTVTGNVPSNTGNNKSSGQRATNTGKNDGNPDTGGNTTVTPIPEGPNKDDLAYLALKGKEAEEAAKKLGFDTRIPPQKAPFNSHGQPVYSDGKKYITPDIDSHNVTNGWKMFDRKGNRIGTYDSNLNRIKD; encoded by the coding sequence GTGGCTGCGGCGCTGACGCAGCTGAGTGGCGGGAGCAGTGCGGATGGCCTGAAGGCTGGTGCCATAGGGGCCATTACGGCCTCGGCGATGACTGACCATCTGGTCAGCGCGCTGTATGGAGATAAAAAATCCAGTGACCTGACGGCAGAGGAGAAACGGCTGGTCAGTAGCCTCGTGAGTATCGCAGGTGGTCTGGCGGGCGCAGCAGTGACGGATGGTAGTGTCTCCATGGCGGCGACGGCGTCGGAAACGGCGAAGGTGGAGGTTGAGAATAACTCGCTGGGTGTCGTTATACAGGGCGGTAAACTGGCTGCACAGGGATGTCTGAAAATTTCTGCTTGCCGTGATCGCCTGGTTGCCAGTGGTCTGGGTGCTTTACTGGGCATTGGTGCATCCACATCAGCAATGGATAGATTGTCACAAGATGAGCAGTTGCATCTGATCTATGTGGCCTCGCTCAATGATCCTTCCCAGCTCAGTCAGTTAAATGATGCTCAGAAAGCGGCCTATGAGTCCCTGACAGGTAAGACGATCACCAGTACTGGTGGTACGCAGGTCATCAACCCGGGACCATCAAACACTGGTGGAGACCAGACTGTAACTGGAAATGTGCCTTCAAATACAGGGAATAATAAGTCCTCGGGTCAGAGGGCAACCAATACAGGTAAGAATGATGGAAATCCGGATACTGGCGGCAATACTACGGTTACACCGATTCCAGAAGGGCCGAATAAGGATGATTTAGCTTATCTGGCCCTTAAGGGTAAAGAGGCTGAAGAAGCAGCTAAAAAATTAGGATTCGATACCAGAATCCCACCACAGAAAGCACCATTTAATTCTCATGGGCAGCCGGTTTATTCTGATGGTAAAAAATACATTACTCCCGATATTGATAGTCATAATGTTACAAATGGTTGGAAAATGTTTGATCGTAAAGGCAACAGAATAGGAACTTATGACAGTAACTTGAACAGGATTAAGGACTAA
- a CDS encoding DDE-type integrase/transposase/recombinase, with the protein MQRLDFIRACHAGTDSFSALCRLFGISRKTGYKWLQRFDPSDLSSLSDRSRAPCSHSRTVPDEVVGHLTALRQKHPDWGPKKLRMWLLNHHVDFTVPAASTVGDILKREGLVPDRKRKRRTPGNRRPLTSISENNQVWSADFKGKFRLLSREYCHPFTLTDNHSRYLLSCRGTDRESEPFVRHCLTEAFLEYGLPDVLRTDNGQPFAGTGIAGLSRLAVWLIKLGVRPERIRRGHPEENGRHERMHRSLKSALAQGNTFMTMEEQQRWFSDYREEFNYERPHEALAGATPGTVWHPSKRQWDGRVPDYAYPSGGTVYRVKSRGTLYMGKKGTVFLSEALTDEYIMLEEQDDGLEAIIFNGITLAYYDRKTQSVVRID; encoded by the coding sequence ATGCAACGCCTTGATTTTATCCGTGCCTGCCATGCAGGTACGGACTCCTTCTCCGCTCTTTGCCGTCTTTTTGGTATCAGCCGCAAAACCGGCTACAAATGGCTTCAGCGTTTTGACCCTTCTGACCTGTCCTCTCTCTCTGACCGGTCGCGCGCACCATGCTCTCACTCCCGGACGGTTCCTGATGAGGTCGTCGGACACCTGACTGCCCTGCGTCAGAAACACCCTGACTGGGGCCCGAAAAAACTGCGGATGTGGCTCCTCAATCATCACGTCGATTTTACCGTTCCTGCTGCCAGCACTGTCGGCGATATCCTCAAGCGTGAAGGCCTGGTACCTGACAGAAAGAGAAAGCGCAGAACGCCGGGGAATCGCCGGCCCCTGACCAGCATCAGTGAAAACAATCAGGTCTGGAGCGCTGATTTTAAAGGCAAGTTCAGGCTGCTGAGCAGAGAGTACTGTCATCCCTTTACCCTGACCGACAACCACAGCCGGTATCTGCTGAGCTGCCGTGGAACAGACCGTGAGAGCGAGCCCTTCGTCAGGCACTGTCTGACGGAGGCGTTCCTGGAGTACGGTCTGCCGGACGTTCTGAGAACCGATAATGGTCAGCCCTTCGCAGGGACGGGTATCGCCGGGTTAAGTCGCCTTGCCGTCTGGCTGATAAAGCTGGGCGTCAGACCGGAGCGTATCCGGCGGGGCCATCCCGAAGAGAACGGGCGGCACGAACGCATGCACCGTTCCCTGAAAAGTGCGCTGGCGCAGGGGAACACCTTCATGACGATGGAAGAACAACAGCGGTGGTTCAGTGACTACCGGGAAGAATTTAACTACGAAAGACCGCATGAAGCCCTGGCGGGTGCAACGCCCGGAACGGTGTGGCACCCCTCGAAGCGACAGTGGGATGGCCGTGTTCCTGACTATGCCTATCCGTCAGGAGGAACGGTCTACAGGGTGAAATCGAGGGGGACACTCTATATGGGGAAAAAGGGGACGGTGTTCCTGAGTGAAGCGCTGACTGATGAGTACATCATGCTGGAAGAACAGGATGATGGCCTGGAGGCCATCATCTTCAACGGAATAACGCTTGCGTACTACGACCGAAAAACCCAGAGTGTGGTGCGGATAGACTAA
- a CDS encoding ABC transporter permease — translation MNTLRRKWQSLPRGIVVLITALVIYTPLSFIVIQSFLSAPFFSPSKEWSFESFDFIFTDPDFYKALKSGFILAFGLVFISIPLGGVLAFLMVRTDLPGRRLIEPLILVPIFVSPMVLGFGYVVAAGPVGFLSQWAEALIGFVPWNIYDISSIVVIAGLTHVPHAYLYISSALRSVGSDVEEAARTAGASPWQVMTSVSLPMVRPSILYATVLLFFLGLEVFGLMLVLGDPEGNMVLATYLYKLTNKMGTPSYNLMAAVAVVLICITIPLVMLQRRLMRTANRFVTMKGKASQARALPLGKWRWVAGAVIAFWLTVTIGVPLLGVVLRAFISNWGVGVSLWDELSLNTFRTIWAQPNLLRAIVNSMAIGVIGGALAVVCYLFVGIAMHRKPDNTTRFLDYSVLVPRAVPGLLAGLAFLWVFLFLPMWLDNSLKSGWLSGFAWTDWMRENVIVWLRSLRSTIFSVWLAYTVVWMAYGLRLISSTLLQVGPELEEAARSTGATRGQITRHVTIPLSRYGLIGSWLLMFLIFEREYSTGVYLLSPGTETIGSMLVSLWAAGAIDIVAALSFINILLVVVGLGIALRFGVKIHD, via the coding sequence ATGAATACATTACGCAGAAAGTGGCAAAGCCTGCCGCGAGGCATCGTCGTGCTGATAACCGCCCTGGTTATCTACACGCCGCTGTCGTTTATCGTGATCCAGAGCTTCCTGTCCGCGCCGTTCTTTTCGCCGTCAAAAGAGTGGAGCTTTGAATCATTTGATTTTATTTTCACCGATCCTGATTTTTATAAGGCCCTGAAAAGCGGCTTTATTCTGGCTTTCGGGCTGGTCTTTATCTCTATCCCGCTGGGCGGCGTGCTGGCGTTTCTGATGGTGCGTACCGACCTGCCCGGTCGCCGGCTGATTGAGCCGCTGATCCTGGTCCCGATTTTCGTTTCACCGATGGTGCTGGGCTTCGGCTACGTGGTGGCCGCCGGTCCGGTGGGCTTTCTCTCCCAGTGGGCTGAGGCGCTGATTGGCTTTGTGCCGTGGAACATCTACGACATATCGAGCATTGTGGTCATTGCCGGCCTGACGCACGTCCCGCACGCCTATCTGTATATCTCGTCAGCGCTGCGCAGCGTGGGCTCCGACGTGGAAGAAGCCGCACGCACCGCGGGCGCGTCGCCCTGGCAGGTGATGACCTCCGTCAGCCTGCCGATGGTGCGCCCGTCTATTCTGTACGCCACCGTGCTGCTGTTCTTCCTCGGGCTGGAAGTGTTCGGCCTGATGCTGGTCCTCGGCGACCCGGAAGGCAATATGGTGCTGGCGACCTATCTTTATAAACTGACGAACAAGATGGGTACCCCGTCCTATAACCTGATGGCGGCGGTTGCCGTGGTGCTCATCTGCATCACCATCCCGCTGGTGATGCTCCAGCGTCGCCTGATGCGCACCGCCAACCGCTTCGTCACCATGAAGGGCAAGGCCTCGCAGGCCCGCGCGCTACCGCTGGGTAAATGGCGCTGGGTGGCTGGCGCGGTGATTGCCTTCTGGCTCACCGTCACCATTGGCGTTCCGCTGCTCGGCGTGGTGCTGCGCGCGTTTATCTCCAACTGGGGCGTGGGCGTTTCGCTGTGGGACGAGCTTTCCCTGAACACCTTCCGCACCATCTGGGCGCAGCCCAACCTGCTGCGCGCCATCGTTAACTCCATGGCGATTGGCGTCATTGGCGGCGCGCTGGCCGTGGTGTGCTACCTGTTTGTCGGCATTGCCATGCACCGCAAGCCGGATAACACTACGCGTTTCCTGGACTACAGCGTGCTGGTGCCGCGCGCCGTGCCTGGCCTGCTGGCGGGTCTGGCCTTCCTGTGGGTGTTCCTGTTCCTGCCGATGTGGCTGGATAACTCGCTGAAATCCGGCTGGCTTTCCGGATTCGCCTGGACCGACTGGATGCGCGAAAACGTCATCGTCTGGCTGCGTTCGCTGCGAAGCACCATTTTCAGCGTCTGGCTGGCCTATACCGTGGTGTGGATGGCTTACGGGCTGAGGCTCATCTCTTCCACGCTGCTGCAGGTAGGGCCGGAGCTTGAAGAGGCGGCGCGCAGCACCGGGGCGACGCGCGGGCAGATCACCCGCCACGTTACCATCCCGCTCTCCCGTTACGGTCTTATCGGTTCGTGGCTGCTGATGTTCCTGATCTTTGAACGCGAATACTCAACGGGTGTGTACCTGCTTTCACCCGGCACGGAGACCATCGGCTCGATGCTGGTTTCCCTCTGGGCCGCAGGCGCCATTGATATCGTGGCGGCGCTCTCTTTCATTAATATCCTGCTGGTCGTGGTAGGTCTGGGCATTGCCCTTCGTTTCGGAGTGAAAATACATGATTGA
- a CDS encoding ABC transporter ATP-binding protein, with amino-acid sequence MIELAVDDLHLTYGDNPVLKGVSMNLKRGEVVSLLGPSGSGKTTLLRAVAGLEKPTQGSIVIGNNKVYDGTPRSEVPAEERNLGLVFQSYALWPHKTVFENVAYPLKLRKVPAKEIQQRVQDVLDQLGLGHLGKRHPHQLSGGQQQRVAIGRALVYNPPVILLDEPLSNLDAKLREEARVFLRELIIKLGLSALMVTHDQNEAMSISDRILLLNNGKIEQQGTPQEMYGSPKTLFTAEFMGSNNRLHGKVTEVRDGRARIEGKGWVLWGQAGEGVQSGDEATAVIRVERVAVVEGPGENQLELPLLTSMYLGDRWEYLFRTVGDDFVIRAYGHEVRDPQHCHLSLPEKHVWVFPKG; translated from the coding sequence ATGATTGAATTAGCGGTTGACGATCTGCACTTAACCTACGGCGACAATCCTGTTTTAAAAGGTGTCTCCATGAACCTGAAGCGCGGCGAAGTGGTCTCCCTGTTAGGCCCCTCCGGCAGCGGTAAAACCACCCTTCTCCGCGCCGTCGCGGGTCTGGAAAAACCGACCCAGGGGTCGATTGTGATTGGCAACAATAAAGTTTACGACGGTACGCCGCGCAGCGAGGTCCCGGCGGAAGAGCGTAACCTGGGGCTGGTATTCCAGTCATACGCCCTGTGGCCGCACAAAACCGTGTTTGAGAACGTGGCCTATCCGCTCAAGCTGCGCAAAGTCCCGGCCAAAGAGATCCAGCAGCGCGTGCAGGACGTGCTGGACCAGCTGGGTCTGGGCCATCTTGGCAAACGTCACCCGCATCAGCTCTCCGGTGGGCAGCAGCAGCGCGTGGCGATTGGCCGGGCGCTGGTGTACAACCCGCCGGTGATTTTGCTGGACGAACCGCTTTCCAACCTCGACGCCAAGCTGCGCGAAGAGGCCCGCGTGTTCCTGCGCGAGCTGATTATCAAGCTCGGGCTATCCGCGCTGATGGTGACGCACGACCAGAACGAAGCGATGTCCATATCCGACCGCATCCTGCTGCTCAACAACGGCAAAATTGAGCAACAGGGCACGCCGCAGGAGATGTACGGCTCGCCGAAAACGCTGTTTACCGCCGAGTTTATGGGCAGCAACAACCGCCTGCACGGCAAAGTCACCGAAGTGCGCGACGGCAGAGCGCGTATCGAAGGAAAAGGCTGGGTGCTGTGGGGCCAGGCCGGTGAAGGGGTGCAGAGCGGTGATGAAGCCACGGCGGTGATCCGCGTCGAGCGCGTGGCGGTAGTCGAGGGGCCAGGGGAAAATCAGCTTGAGCTGCCGCTGCTTACCAGCATGTACCTCGGCGACCGCTGGGAATACCTGTTCCGCACGGTGGGGGATGATTTTGTGATCCGTGCGTATGGGCATGAGGTTCGGGATCCGCAGCACTGCCATCTTTCGCTGCCGGAGAAGCATGTTTGGGTGTTCCCGAAAGGGTGA